Proteins from one Primulina huaijiensis isolate GDHJ02 chromosome 18, ASM1229523v2, whole genome shotgun sequence genomic window:
- the LOC140963985 gene encoding uncharacterized protein — translation MRQRRWIEFLEDYDCSILYQSGKANIVVDALSRKINMACLEMKEKREWVHIHSHGHLVGLRIEPEFHTKIKQNQELDQEVSKLRTDTNFVTNSQGILLYHDRICVPSSMKKEIMENHISLGSSFIQEDLRCTKRLKNTSGGKE, via the coding sequence atgaggcaaagaagatggattGAATTTTTGGAAGATTACGATTGTTCCATTCTTTATCAATCAGGTAAAGCTAATATAGTGGTTGATGCTTTAAGTAGAAAGATTAACATGGCTTGTCtggaaatgaaagaaaaaagagaatggGTACACATCCATTCACATGGACACTTGGTCGGATTGAGAATCGAACCTGAATTTCATACCAAGATTAAGCAAAATCAAGAATTGGACCAAGAAGTTTCAAAACTTCGTACTGATACCAATTTCGTCACCAATTCACAAGGAATACTTTTATATCATGACCGTATTTGTGTGCCTAGCTCAATGAAAAAGGAAATAATGGAAAATCACATCAGTCTCGGATCATCATTCATCCAGGAGGATCTAAGATGTACCAAGAGATTAAAAAACACTTCTGGTGGAAAGGAATGA